In Drosophila santomea strain STO CAGO 1482 chromosome 2L, Prin_Dsan_1.1, whole genome shotgun sequence, a single window of DNA contains:
- the LOC120444167 gene encoding uncharacterized protein LOC120444167 isoform X2, with protein MTDFNAPGVMLPLDDYYKQCVVPKPKIPPRYSGNADSKGGKRQAGHLRSYMNLDQSGDDYVEDKDFQGPICQENGANEIDTNVEQIKFEINDFDKMYWEQDSLSSEASQSCALGRVYGNNVNRPSEADPLSPNHQARGHVKSRLDLRDGSRLHNNINQRRNHQYNLHNRHKFHRRQHEAQSSKEQSLRTAYNALSSQYTHQAPSDLRNRTINICPDTYDWSASSSIGSLIESVSLMPDNRVKNRLPCETITRYTDISKDILAGETQDIHKPQTGLESASVDSESMKVSKMAHNVMLLLKSVAQQNNQGDSCDSFKNFDWMNGPVQEFQSVAFPELNGRDVQQRFN; from the exons ATGACCGATTTTAATGCACCCGGAGTCATGCTGCCTTTGG ATGACTACTACAAACAGTGCGTAGTGCCAAAACCCAAAATACCGCCCCGATACTCAGGTAATGCCGACTCCAAGGGCGGTAAACGCCAGGCGGGGCACTTGCGCTCCTACATGAATCTGGATCAAAGTGGCGACGACTACGTTGAAGATAAAGATTTCCAGGGACCCATTTGTCAAGAAAATGGCGCCAATGAGATCGATACTAATGTCGAGCAAATTAAGTTTGAAATAAATGACTTTGATAAGATGTACTGGGAGCAGGACTCCCTCAGCTCGGAGGCCTCACAAAGCTGCGCATTGGGGCGTGTGTATGGTAACAACGTCAATCGGCCATCAGAAGCAGATCCACTATCTCCCAATCACCAGGCACGTGGTCACGTTAAGTCGCGACTTGATCTGAGAGATGGCTCTCGACTCCATAATAATATAAACCAAAGGCGCAACCATCAGTACAATCTCCATAATCGCCACAAATTCCATCGTCGTCAGCACGAAGCTCAGAGCTCCAAGGAGCAGAGCCTACGCACCGCCTACAATGCCTTAAGCAGTCAA TATACCCACCAGGCACCCAGTGATCTGCGTAACAGGACCATCAACATTTGTCCTGACACCTACGACTGGAGCGCCTCCAGCTCGATCGGCTCTTTAATCGAATCGGTGTCCCTTATGCCGGATAATCGTGTCAAGAACCGTTTGCCCTGTGAAACCATCACGCGTTACACGGATATCTCAAAGGATATATTAGCTGGAGAAACGCAGGATATTCATAAGCCGCAGACTGGTCTGGAATCCGCCTCAGTTGATTCTGAGAGCATGAAAGTCAGTAAAATGGCCCATAACGTGATGCTCTTACTAAAGAGCGTTGCCCAGCAAAACAACCAGGGAGACTCCTGTGACTCTTTCAAG AACTTCGACTGGATGAACGGGCCGGTTCAGGAATTCCAAAGTGTCGCATTTCCTGAACTTAATGGAAGGGACGTACAGCAGCGTTTTAACTAG
- the LOC120444167 gene encoding uncharacterized protein LOC120444167 isoform X1 — protein sequence MTDFNAPGVMLPLDDYYKQCVVPKPKIPPRYSGNADSKGGKRQAGHLRSYMNLDQSGDDYVEDKDFQGPICQENGANEIDTNVEQIKFEINDFDKMYWEQDSLSSEASQSCALGRVYGNNVNRPSEADPLSPNHQARGHVKSRLDLRDGSRLHNNINQRRNHQYNLHNRHKFHRRQHEAQSSKEQSLRTAYNALSSQVNHANQQTDILMNINNHFQYTHQAPSDLRNRTINICPDTYDWSASSSIGSLIESVSLMPDNRVKNRLPCETITRYTDISKDILAGETQDIHKPQTGLESASVDSESMKVSKMAHNVMLLLKSVAQQNNQGDSCDSFKNFDWMNGPVQEFQSVAFPELNGRDVQQRFN from the exons ATGACCGATTTTAATGCACCCGGAGTCATGCTGCCTTTGG ATGACTACTACAAACAGTGCGTAGTGCCAAAACCCAAAATACCGCCCCGATACTCAGGTAATGCCGACTCCAAGGGCGGTAAACGCCAGGCGGGGCACTTGCGCTCCTACATGAATCTGGATCAAAGTGGCGACGACTACGTTGAAGATAAAGATTTCCAGGGACCCATTTGTCAAGAAAATGGCGCCAATGAGATCGATACTAATGTCGAGCAAATTAAGTTTGAAATAAATGACTTTGATAAGATGTACTGGGAGCAGGACTCCCTCAGCTCGGAGGCCTCACAAAGCTGCGCATTGGGGCGTGTGTATGGTAACAACGTCAATCGGCCATCAGAAGCAGATCCACTATCTCCCAATCACCAGGCACGTGGTCACGTTAAGTCGCGACTTGATCTGAGAGATGGCTCTCGACTCCATAATAATATAAACCAAAGGCGCAACCATCAGTACAATCTCCATAATCGCCACAAATTCCATCGTCGTCAGCACGAAGCTCAGAGCTCCAAGGAGCAGAGCCTACGCACCGCCTACAATGCCTTAAGCAGTCAAGTAAACCATGCCAATCAACAAACTGACATACTAATGAATATAAACAATCACTTTCAGTATACCCACCAGGCACCCAGTGATCTGCGTAACAGGACCATCAACATTTGTCCTGACACCTACGACTGGAGCGCCTCCAGCTCGATCGGCTCTTTAATCGAATCGGTGTCCCTTATGCCGGATAATCGTGTCAAGAACCGTTTGCCCTGTGAAACCATCACGCGTTACACGGATATCTCAAAGGATATATTAGCTGGAGAAACGCAGGATATTCATAAGCCGCAGACTGGTCTGGAATCCGCCTCAGTTGATTCTGAGAGCATGAAAGTCAGTAAAATGGCCCATAACGTGATGCTCTTACTAAAGAGCGTTGCCCAGCAAAACAACCAGGGAGACTCCTGTGACTCTTTCAAG AACTTCGACTGGATGAACGGGCCGGTTCAGGAATTCCAAAGTGTCGCATTTCCTGAACTTAATGGAAGGGACGTACAGCAGCGTTTTAACTAG
- the LOC120449656 gene encoding cytoplasmic tRNA 2-thiolation protein 1 codes for MPISCKSQCGNRAVLKRPKTGDALCKECFFAAFEAEIHHTIYSSNLFRLGEKVAVAASGGKDSTVLAHVLKLLNERHNYGLELVLLSIDEGITGYRDDSLETVKQNRDDYQMPLKILSYEELYGWTMDRIVAQIGRSNNCTFCGVFRRQALDRGAKLLGVDSIATGHNADDIAETVLMNVLRGDTARLRRCTSIRTGGGEDTIPRVKPLKYSYEKEIVMYAHYKKLVYFSTECVFAPNAYRGHARAFLKDLEKVRPSVIMDIIYSGEQLRFKDTVKKPERGTCTRCGFVSSQQPCKACVLLEGLNRGLPKLGIGKKSKGERMIAQQDQELALRERAHLVKNDF; via the exons ATGCCCATAAGCTGCAAGTCTCAGTGCGGAAATCGCGCTGTTTTAAAG CGCCCCAAAACCGGCGATGCTCTGTGCAAGGAGTGCTTCTTTGCCGCCTTTGAGGCAGAGATTCATCACACAATCTACTCCAGCAACTTGTTTCGACTTGGCGAGAAGGTGGCCGTAGCGGCCAGTGGAGGCAAAGATTCCACGGTTCTGGCCCACGT CTTAAAATTACTGAACGAACGCCATAATTACGGTCTGGAACTGGTGCTTCTTTCAATAGACGAGGGCATCACTGGCTATCGGGATGACAGTTTGGAGACCGTGAAACAGAACCGTGACGACTACCAGATGCCCCTAAAGATTCTGTCGTACGAGGAGCTCTACGGTTGGACCATGGACCGTATTGTTGCCCAGATCGGTCGTTCTAACAACTGCACGTTTTGCGGAGTCTTCCGCCGACAGGCCTTGGATAGAGGGGCCAAGCTGTTGGGCGTAGACAGCATAGCCACGGGCCACAATGCAGATGACATTGCAGAGACTGTCTTGATGAACGTGCTCCGTGGAGACACGGCGCGCCTGCGACGCTGCACGAGCATCCGCACCGGCGGTGGCGAGGATACCATTCCCCGAGTGAAGCCTCTTAAATACAGCTACGAGAAGGAAATCGTAATGTACGCCCACTACAAGAAGCTGGTCTACTTCTCAACTGAGTGCGTATTCGCCCCCAATGCGTATCGCGGCCACGCCAGAGCGTTTCTCAAGGATCTGGAGAAGGTGCGACCTTCGGTTATAATGGACATCATCTACTCCGGGGAACAACTTCGCTTCAAGGACACCGTAAAGAAGCCTGAGCGTGGCACCTGCACCCGATGTGGGTTTGTTTCCTCGCAGCAGCCCTGCAAGGCATGTGTCCTTCTCGAGGGTCTTAATAGGGGTTTGCCGAAGCTAGGAATAGGCAAGAAGTCGAAAGGTGAGCGAATGATTGCCCAGCAGGACCAGGAACTAGCCCTTCGCGAACGAGCACATTTAgtaaaaaacgatttttaa
- the LOC120449647 gene encoding tetratricopeptide repeat protein 37 — protein MSAGKESKALIKDIRETLKLGKHAEAIPKCQRLLKSEPKNAMGYLLLGAAYQNIDKVEAAKNLRQCISFTEGPATVALLGLANCAPSSELPEIYDQLADLQPEQSLDWLEKLFNLASDSNVAPFCFTVLKTRVKDQQNKNFTKIQEYLGRIWISNDFEIVPEDTQLYKTTIEALLQSSEHSAKNVVYKRYLKWLYKKQDYETCVRHACNMTESHPKDVYGFEWICKTYCEHHEQSEKVLWQQELRQPIQEYAEQLLELNPNSNLALLVKALELFAEGQLVASRQLALLAQKSHPTYKETLELLARINMELGAYKLALQLWQEIGQKNDAYALCLSHEKCVSKLKEAVTILQTLENSEGNIRSLARCFFKLGELQLLKDLHLDDLSKAEFVLTPTEALQVIGNCETFEAHLLRCKLHLAMKNYSDALNCVLKATRLRPHFAECFDFLGRLYPLATGDFSRARKCYEKCINLNPLAEEAVDALSYIYQELGEEELNETLLLNTLSHLATDESIRLQYKLGLHFLHVKKWDNAIQCFRIAIKNDSRCIIYWESLGDAYAARGSYNSAIRVFQKILELSPDNNYALLQIALVKTTIRMYTESIEDFDTLLNRNPSYLPGLRGAAEAHIGIANSLKSQNLYGRSKEHFQLAVGHLQSAFLQPEAQGMVWLWRLSASIFVQTAQFPHSLANLDVAGNLAKREEPIAFLSQKDLLQLAQRFYLCALKLKQNTYLWYELSLASYYSAILIPENARSHLETATKACKMAIKERSNRWQNWNLLGVINMHSEYENLPLAQHCFIQAVELERKCYTAWTNLGVLYIKLKEVRLANEAFTRAQQSSPVYTNAWIGQAMVAESIGDREEAFDLFRHCQQFDYHPEAALGFAHWVCEMLSDPGSRNKPHIKHAIGHMYGDVYALDAINWYVQSEESDANAASLSFQGFLYARKKLYQQAIEAFTRACKLCEPGADRDKLYTNLGYLYLKIDQPEQAAQALNTVAHATFKPVIGLAQAYYRSGQLQESYSIYNSVLSNVVGHDDDKAATILVAMASMIYAFQGEADTKTLLYQCVLLKEVPIQALYSALALGILHRDNELTLTIMTELNAYAFKEEYCADISYLRAYYILINEGARRALCYLQSRIRMFPHSRSLRNVLLKFLLDYFFDDQSYRMATSNMGLIALALGHTIQQNSILASEEALTTIYASQAVSPVNKNCSMKLLQRAIRLNPTDQRARQLLSVMIANT, from the exons atGAGCGCCGGAAAAGAGTCAAAAGCCTTGATCAAGGACATCCGGGAGACCTTAAAGCTGGGGAAGCATGCGGAGGCCATACCCAAGTGCCAA CGCTTGTTGAAATCGGAGCCCAAAAATGCCATGGGCTACTTGTTGCTCGGCGCAGCCTACCAGAATATCGACAAGGTGGAGGCGGCCAAGAACCTGAGACAGTGCATCAGTTTCACAGAGGGACCGGCCACCGTCGCGCTCCTCGGACTTGCCAACTGCGCGCCCAGCAGCGAGCTGCCTGAAATCTATGATCAGTTGGCTGACCTGCAACC AGAACAATCCTTAGACTGGTTGGAAAAGCTTTTTAACTTGGCCTCGGACTCAAATGTGGCTCCTTTCTGCTTCACAGTACTGAAAACGAGAGTAAAGGACCAACAGAATAAAAATTTTACTAAAATTCAGGAGTATCTAGGACGCATTTGGATTTCAAACGACTTCGAAATTGTACCTGAAGATACTCAGCTT tacaAAACGACTATAGAAGCTCTGCTGCAGTCCTCCGAACACAGTGCAAAGAATGTGGTTTACAAGCGCTACCTGAAATGGCTTTACAAGAAGCAGGATTATGAGACATGTGTGCGGCACGCCTGCAACATGACCGAATCACATCCCAAAGATGTATACGGCTTCGAGTGGATATGCAAGACCTACTGTGAGCACCACGAACAATCCGAAAAAGTGCTTTGGCAACAGGAGCTGAGGCAGCCCATTCAGGAGTACGCTGAGCAGCTTCTGGAGCTTAATCCTAACTCTAACTTGGCTTTGTTGGTGAAAGCCCTGGAACTTTTTGCTGAAGGGCAGCTTGTCGCATCGAGACAGTTGGCATTGCTGGCGCAGAAAAGTCATCCTACATACAAAGAAACGCTGGAGTTGCTGGCGCGTATCAACATGGAGCTGGGCGCATACAAGTTGGCCCTTCAGCTGTGGCAAGAGATTGGTCAGAAAAACGACGCTTACGCTCTGTGTTTATCGCACGAAAAGTGTGTATCAAAACTAAAAGAAGCCGTCACGATTTTACAAACGCTAGAGAATTCCGAGGGCAATATAAGGTCTTTGGCTCG GTGCTTCTTCAAGCTGGGTGAACTGCAGCTGCTGAAAGATTTGCATTTGGATGATCTGTCTAAAGCCGAGTTTGTTTT AACCCCAACTGAAGCTCTGCAAGTAATTGGTAACTGTGAGACCTTTGAGGCGCATCTACTTCGGTGCAAGCTGCATTTGGCGATGAAAAACTACTCAGACGCTTTAAACTGTGTGTTGAAGGCTACGCGACTGCGACCGCACTTTGCCGAGTGCTTCGACTTTCTGGGCAGGCTGTACCCGCTAGCCACTGGGGATTTCTCACGAGCTCGTAAGTGCTACGAGAAGTGCATAAACCTTAATCCCTTAGCTGAGGAAGCTGTCGATGCTTTGAGCTATATCTACCAGGAACTGGGCGAGGAGGAACTAAACGAGACACTGCTGTTAAACACATTGAGCCATTTGGCCACCGATGAATCAATTCGATTGCAGTACAAGCTTGGCTTGCATTTCTTGCATGTAAAGAAGTGGGACAAC GCAATCCAATGCTTTCGTATTGCCATTAAGAATGACTCCCGTTGCATTATCTACTGGGAGTCATTGGGTGATGCTTATGCGGCACGTGGTTCTTACAACTCGGCCATTCGAGTCTTTCAAAAGATCCTTGAACTATCCCCGGATAATAATTATGCCCTGCTTCAGATAGCCTTAGTAAAAACG ACAATACGCATGTACACTGAATCTATTGAAGATTTCGATACGCTGCTAAATCGGAATCCTAGTTACCTGCCCGGACTTCGAGGTGCTGCTGAGGCGCATATTGGCATTGCGAATAGTTTGAAGAGCCAGAATTTGTACGGAAGGTCTAAGGAGCATTTCCAATTGGCTGTGGGACACCTTCAAAG CGCCTTTCTCCAGCCGGAAGCTCAAGGCATGGTTTGGCTATGGCGCCTCTCGGCAAGTATTTTTGTTCAGACAGCCCAGTTTCCGCACTCGTTGGCCAACTTGGATGTCGCTGGAAACCTAGCCAAGCGCGAGGAACCCATTGCGTTTCTGTCACAAAAAGATCTTCTACAGCTTGCTCAGCGCTTCTACTTGTGCGCTTTAAAACTAAAGCAGAATACCTACCTGTGGTACGAGCTTTCGTTGGCCAGCTACTACAGTGCCATTCTCATACCCGAGAACGCAAGAAGCCACTTAGAGACAGCGACTAAGGCTTGCAAAATGGCCATTAAGGAGCGTAGCAATCGATGGCAAAATTGGAATCTTCTCGGAGTGATCAACATGCACTCCGAATATGAGAACTTGCCATTGGCCCAGCACTGTTTTATTCAGGCTGTGGAACTAGAAAGAAAGTGCTACACAGCGTGGACCAATCTCGGAGTGCTTTATATTAAACTAAAAGAAGTGCGATTGGCCAATGAGGCCTTTACAAGAGCCCAACAATCAAGTCCAGTGTACACCAACGCTTGGATTGGTCAAGCAATGGTGGCGGAGTCAATTGGGGATCGCGAGGAAGCCTTTGACCTGTTTCGTCACTGCCAGCAGTTTGATTATCATCCGGAGGCGGCTCTGGGTTTCGCGCATTGGGTGTGCGAAATGCTGTCGGATCCTGGATCTCGGAACAAGCCGCACATTAAGCACGCCATCGGCCACATGTACGGTGATGTTTATGCACTAGATGCCATCAATTG GTACGTGCAAAGTGAGGAGTCGGATGCAAATGCAGCATCGCTTTCGTTCCAGGGATTCCTCTACGCCCGGAAAAAGCTATATCAACAAGCAATCGAAGCTTTCACTCGGGCGTGTAAGTTGTGCGAGCCTGGGGCGGATCGTGACAAGCTGTACACAAATCTGGGATACCTGTATTTGAAAATAGACCAGCCGGAGCAGGCGGCACAAGCCCTAAACACTGTTGCTCATGCCACATTTAAGCCGGTCATAGGCCTGGCCCAGGCATATTACCGATCTGGTCAGTTGCAGGAATCCTACTCCATTTACAACTCCGTTCTAAGCAACGTGGTTGGCCATGACGATGACAAAGCAGCTACCATCCTTGTGGCTATGGCCTCCATGATCTACGCCTTCCAGGGCGAAGCAGACACCAAAACTCTACTTTATCAGTG tgtCTTATTGAAGGAAGTGCCCATTCAGGCGTTATACTCAGCCCTTGCTCTAGGCATACTTCATAGAGATAATGAGTTGACCCTAACGATAATGACGGAGCTGAATGCGTACGCTTTTAAGGAGGAGTATTGTGCCGACATATCCTATTTAAGGGCTTACTACATCCTGATAAAT gAGGGTGCTAGAAGAGCGTTGTGCTATCTACAGTCTCGTATCCGAATGTTTCCTCATTCCAGAAGTCTTCGAAATGTCTTGCTGAAGTTTCTTCTTGATTATTTCTTTGATGACCAATCCTACCGAATGGCTACTTCCAATATGGGTCTAATAGCTCTTGCTCTGGGACACACTATTCAACAAAATAG catCTTGGCCAGCGAAGAGGCACTGACTACTATATATGCCAGTCAAGCAGTTTCTCCAGTAAACAAGAACTGCTCCATGAAGTTGTTGCAACGCGCTATACGGCTGAATCCAACTGACCAGCGAGCCAGGCAATTACTTTCCGTCATGATTGCCAATACATGA